Proteins from one Impatiens glandulifera chromosome 2, dImpGla2.1, whole genome shotgun sequence genomic window:
- the LOC124926189 gene encoding calcium-transporting ATPase 10, plasma membrane-type-like codes for MTEHFNGSSNVWHSNNVEAGNVTQIDNDESSSGAFQIYRTKNASAACLRRWRQAALVLNASRRFRYTLDLKREEEKKQTIRKIRAHAQVIRAAYLFKEAGQGVKVPGTPKSPVSTLSGGDFGIVQEKLSSITRDHDLNALEELGGVKGLAGSLKTNVDKGVSGEEDDLLKRRNAFGSNTYPRKKGRGFWRFVWDACKDTTLIILVVAAAASLGLGIKTEGIEDGWYDGGSISLAVLIVIVFTAISDFKQSLQFQNLNEEKQNIHLEVTRGGRRVSVSIFDIVVGDVIPLKIGDQVPADGILISGQSLAIDESSMTGESKIVRKDVKGGRLFLMSGCKVAEGYGTMLVTGVGINTEWGLLMASISEDNGEETPLQVRLNGVATFIGFVGLSVAIIVLVVLIIRYFTGHSKNSDGSIQFIHGVTKFGKAIDGVIRIFTVAVTIVVVAVPEGLPLAVTLTLAYSMRKMMADKALVRRLSACETMGSSTTICSDKTGTLTLNEMTVVEVHSCGKKIDPTDSKTLLPPTVNGLLIEAIAQNTTGSVFIPEGGGIAEVSGSPTEKAILQWGVNIGMDFDANRKNSSIIHASPFNSDKKRGGVALKLLNSEVHIHWKGAAEIILSSCTRYFDEMDTLVPMNEDKMELFTKAIEDMAARSLRCVAIAYRTERLENIPSTEDEMAWRLPEDDLVLLAIVGLKDPCRPGVREAVQLCTKAGVKVRMVTGDNLKTAKAIALECGILASEEDAVEPYLIEGKTFRALSDIEQQEIAEKISVMGRSSPNDKLLLVQALRKKGHVVAVTGDGTNDAPALHEADIGLAMGIQGTEVAKESSDIIILDDNFASVVKVVRWGRSVYANIQKFIQFQLTVNVAALVINVVAAVSAGDVPLNAVQLLWVNLIMDTLGALALATEPPTDHLMHRNPVGRKEPLITNIMWRNLLIQAFYQVTVLLVLNFKGKSILHLENESAEHANRVKNSLIFNAFVLCQIFNELNARKPDEINVFKGVIKNHLFMLVVGFTLVTQIIIIFFLGKFFSIVRLSWQLWLVSIVIGLISWPLAIVGKLIPVPDTPFSESFGRFFASLWGNRRR; via the exons ATGACCGAGCATTTTAATGGGTCTTCAAATGTTTGGCACTCTAACAATGTGGAGGCCGGCAATGTCACTCAGATTGACAATGATGAGTCTTCATCTGGTGCGTTTCAGATATACAGGACCAAAAATGCGTCTGCAGCATGCCTCAGAAGATGGAGG CAAGCAGCCCTCGTGTTAAATGCTTCAAGGAGATTTAGGTATACATTAGATTTGAAAagggaagaagagaagaagcaGACAATAAGGAAGATCAGAGCACATGCTCAAGTCATACGA GCTGCTTATCTATTCAAAGAAGCTGGGCAAGGAGTAAAAG TGCCCGGAACCCCAAAATCACCCGTGAGTACATTGAGTGGCGGTGATTTTGGCATTGTTCAAGAGAAACTGTCGTCAATAACAAGGGACCATGATTTAAATGCTTTGGAAGAACTTGGGGGA gTCAAAGGATTGGCAGGGTCTCTTAAAACTAATGTAGATAAGGGAGTATCAGGAGAGGAAGATGATTTATTGAAGCGTAGGAATGCTTTTGGTTCCAATACTTATCCGCGAAAAAAAGGACGTGGATTTTGG AGATTTGTTTGGGATGCTTGCAAAGATACTACACTGATCATCTTGGTTGTAGCCGCAGCTGCTTCTTTGGGGCTCGGTATAAAGACTGAG GGTATTGAAGACGGATGGTATGATGGGGGAAGCATTTCCTTGGCCGTTcttattgttattgtttttaCTG CTATTAGTGATTTTAAACAATCCcttcaatttcaaaatttaaatgaagAGAAGCAGAACATACATTTAGAG GTTACTAGAGGTGGCCGTAGAGTTTCGGTTTCAATATTTGATATTGTTGTAGGTGATGTTATACCTCTCAAAATTGGTGATCAG GTCCCTGCAGATGGAATACTAATTTCTGGCCAATCTCTTGCAATTGATGAATCAAGCATGACAGGAGAGAGCAAGATT GTTCGCAAGGATGTTAAAGGGGGGCGGTTATTTTTAATGTCTGGCTGCAAAGTAGCTGAAGGCTATGGAACAATGCTG gTTACCGGCGTTGGTATTAATACAGAATGGGGGCTACTAATGGCCAGCATTTCTGAGGACAATGGTGAAGAAACACCACTGCAG GTGCGTCTAAATGGGGTCGCTACATTTATTGGTTTTGTTGGACTATCAGTTGCCATAATTGTTCTTGTTGTCCTTATCATAAG ATACTTCACCGGCCACAGTAAAAATTCTGATGGGTCTATACAGTTTATTCATGGAGTAACTAAGTTTGGTAAAGCTATAGATGGAGTGATTAGAATCTTCACAGTCGCG GTTACTATCGTGGTGGTTGCAGTTCCTGAAGGCCTACCGTTAGCTGTTACTTTAAC GCTTGCATATTCTATGAGAAAGATGATGGCAGACAAGGCTCTG GTCAGGCGGTTATCAGCTTGTGAAACCATGGGCTCCTCCACTACTATTTGTAGTGATAAAACTGGAACACTAACTTTGAATGAG ATGACTGTGGTTGAAGTCCACAGTTGTGGCAAAAAAATTGACCCTACAGATTCTAAGACGCTGTTACCTCCAACTGTTAATGGTTTACTTATTGAAGCAATTGCACAGAACACAACTGGAAGTGTTTTCATTCCCGAG GGGGGTGGAATTGCAGAAGTATCCGGATCACCTACGGAAAAGGCCATTCTTCAGTGGGGTGTTAAC ATTGGTATGGATTTTGATGCCAACAGAAAAAACTCCTCAATTATACATGCTTCCCCATTCAACTCTGATAAAAAACGAGGAGGGGTTGCACTGAAACTG CTCAATTCTGAGGTTCATATCCACTGGAAAGGTGCTGCTGAAATTATTTTGTCTTCATGTACAAGATACTTTGATGAAATGGATACTTTAGTACCAATGAACGAAGATAAG ATGGAGTTATTCACAAAAGCAATTGAAGATATGGCAGCAAGAAGTTTGCGTTGTGTTGCTATTGCTTACAGGACAGAGAGACTTGAAAATATTCCATCTACTGAGGATGAGATGGCATGGAGATTACCTGAAGATGATCTTGTATTACTAGCCATTGTTGGTTTGAAG GATCCTTGTCGACCAGGTGTTAGAGAGGCAGTACAGCTATGCACCAAAGCTGGTGTTAAG GTGCGCATGGTCACTGGTGACAATCTCAAGACAGCAAAAGCTATTGCTTTAGAATGTGGAATACTAGCATCAGAAGAAGATGCAGTTGAGCCATATCTAATTGAGGGAAAGACTTTCCGTGCCTTGTCTGATATAGAACAACAAGAGATAGCTGAGAAGATCTCG GTAATGGGAAGGTCATCTCCTAATGATAAACTGCTCCTAGTGCAAGCATTGAGAAAGAAGGGACATGTCGTTGCTGTAACTGGAGACGGAACTAATGATGCCCCTGCCCTGCATGAG GCTGATATTGGTCTAGCTATGGGTATCCAAGGAACAGAAGTTGCAAAAGAGAGTTCTGATATAATCATACTGGATGACAATTTTGCTTCTGTTGTGAAG GTTGTCCGGTGGGGGCGTTCAGTCTATGCAAATATTCAGAAATTTATTCAGTTCCAACTTACAGTTAATGTTGCAGCTCTTGTAATTAATGTTGTCGCGGCAGTTTCAGCTGGGGATGTTCCATTAAATGCAGTACAG CTGCTTTGGGTTAATCTCATCATGGATACTCTTGGAGCACTTGCACTTGCTACGGAGCCACCGACTGATCATCTGATGCATAGGAACCCTGTTGGACGAAA GGAACCATTAATAACGAATATTATGTGGAGGAATTTGCTAATTCAG GCATTTTATCAAGTGACTGTTCTTCTTGTACTCAATTTCAAAGGCAAAAGTATTCTCCATTTAGAGAATGAAAGTGCAGAACATGCCAATAGAGTGAAGAATTCTTTGATATTCAATGCCTTCGTCCTTTGTCAG ATTTTCAATGAACTTAATGCTCGTAAGCCTGACGAGATTAACGTGTTTAAAGGAGTTATCAAAAACCACCTATTTATGTTAGTAGTTGGATTCACTCTTGTAACTCAG atcatCATAATTTTCTTCCTTGGAAAGTTCTTCTCCATTGTGAGGCTGAGCTGGCAGCTGTGGCTCGTCTCTATTGTCATTGGCTTGATCAG TTGGCCTCTTGCTATTGTTGGGAAGTTGATTCCTGTTCCAGACACGCCATTTAGTGAATCATTTGGGCGGTTCTTTGCAAGTTTATGGGGTAATCGCAGGCGGTAG